The following coding sequences are from one Luteolibacter rhizosphaerae window:
- a CDS encoding ABC transporter permease subunit, with product MTFPRKIGILLLLLAAAAYAGHEAGLSLPSLRWFFSFDSAPGAFPEDHWRAEQGRWIGYGFCGLMALTGLLLLAMGGGFQWNPLTVRKFSRFRSIGRGWLSFRLLMLLLLLTLLDQVVAGRQALAVKYDGKWFFPAFREAAFAAKDFGGEGDQEADYRQLKADFKERKSGNFVIMPLIPWEPVLDSDELQKRPLDNLDGKIHRAGDNQPFNGYAVQFWPESPEVKLRDARFRGGLREGPATLFDGKGEFAGKQTWHQGELVETSVPDEGPPPGDLRWVEIIYKPAPPSLAEQHYLGTDSNGWDIAAQLFGGLQVIFKAAFVYILLTYGIGITIGSMMGYFGGAFDLIMDRFVEILSNVPFLLVVIIITANIGRDNIDLATILLVFCVFSWIGVSVYLRTATYREKARDYVAAARVQGAGTFRVVFRHILPNAISTIVTLLPFSVAALATSLTALDFLGFGLPDRYPSWGRVLEDGTSNLSSTWIVSSVFAVMVGVLLLITFVGEAIREAFDPKKFTTYQ from the coding sequence ATGACCTTTCCCCGTAAAATCGGCATCCTGCTTTTGCTTCTGGCCGCGGCGGCCTACGCCGGTCACGAGGCCGGATTGTCGCTGCCATCCCTGCGCTGGTTCTTCTCCTTCGATTCCGCGCCGGGAGCTTTCCCGGAAGATCACTGGCGCGCCGAGCAGGGACGCTGGATCGGCTATGGGTTTTGCGGGCTGATGGCCTTGACGGGCCTGCTCCTGCTGGCAATGGGCGGGGGCTTCCAATGGAATCCGCTGACGGTGCGGAAGTTCTCGCGCTTCCGCTCGATCGGCCGCGGCTGGCTGTCCTTCCGCTTGCTGATGTTGCTGCTGCTGCTCACGCTGCTCGATCAGGTCGTGGCGGGCAGGCAGGCGCTGGCCGTGAAGTACGACGGCAAGTGGTTCTTCCCGGCTTTCCGTGAGGCGGCTTTCGCGGCGAAGGATTTCGGAGGAGAGGGCGACCAGGAGGCGGATTACCGCCAGCTCAAAGCCGATTTCAAGGAGCGTAAGTCCGGGAACTTCGTGATCATGCCGCTGATCCCGTGGGAACCGGTGCTGGACTCCGACGAACTGCAGAAGCGCCCGCTCGACAATCTGGACGGCAAGATCCATCGCGCGGGAGACAACCAGCCTTTCAATGGCTATGCCGTGCAGTTCTGGCCGGAGAGCCCCGAGGTGAAGCTACGCGATGCGCGCTTCCGCGGCGGTCTCCGCGAAGGTCCGGCGACGCTCTTCGACGGCAAGGGCGAGTTCGCCGGGAAGCAGACCTGGCATCAGGGGGAACTGGTCGAAACTTCCGTTCCGGATGAAGGCCCGCCTCCGGGGGATCTGCGCTGGGTGGAGATCATCTACAAACCGGCACCTCCCTCCCTGGCCGAGCAGCACTACCTCGGCACGGATTCGAATGGCTGGGACATCGCGGCCCAGCTCTTCGGCGGTCTTCAGGTGATCTTCAAGGCCGCGTTCGTCTACATCCTGCTGACCTATGGCATCGGGATCACGATCGGATCCATGATGGGTTACTTCGGCGGGGCCTTCGACCTGATCATGGACCGCTTCGTCGAGATCCTGAGCAACGTGCCCTTCCTGCTGGTGGTGATCATCATCACGGCGAACATCGGGCGGGATAACATCGATCTCGCCACCATCCTGCTCGTTTTCTGCGTGTTCTCGTGGATCGGCGTTTCCGTCTATCTGCGCACGGCGACCTACCGCGAGAAAGCTCGCGACTACGTGGCCGCCGCCCGGGTGCAAGGGGCGGGAACCTTCCGCGTGGTCTTCCGGCATATTTTGCCGAATGCGATCTCGACGATCGTGACGCTCCTGCCCTTCAGCGTGGCCGCGCTCGCTACCTCGCTGACTGCGCTGGACTTCCTAGGGTTCGGTCTGCCCGACCGCTATCCGAGCTGGGGCCGGGTACTGGAGGACGGCACTTCGAATCTTTCGTCCACTTGGATCGTCAGCTCCGTGTTTGCGGTCATGGTCGGGGTCTTGCTCCTGATCACCTTCGTCGGCGAGGCCATCCGGGAGGCCTTCGATCCCAAGAAATTCACCACCTATCAATGA
- a CDS encoding ABC transporter permease subunit, translating into MKAYFLRRLLLIPLTLLGITALVFAINRMAPGGPVERSIAALMGGDGGKRSRMESGPTITASQVLDVEEKKNREKSLGRAYGEWLGIFPRDTQKIGREFPKGATEVEIPIPGTIHLVKAIRQGDRAELKAEAGVDISEWAVRLRSPAEQVRHWNKWMGGMSLQSEPEYRAVLYKPAFDGLLQGSLGASEKYQDPVGLMILERMPVSLYFGLASVLVIYGVCVPLGILKAIKHRTFLDNASSAAIFAGFAIPGYALGSLLVVVLGAKWGWFPIRGFTGDDFDTLSAADKVKDIFNHTFMPLVCYLIGSFAFMTMLAKNNLMDNLAADYVRTAAAKGVSYPAAVFRHALRNSIIPIATTFGDNIALLVAGSMLVEKVFDIDGFGLLQFSAVVERDEPVMLGVLFVAAALTALGKVISDLCVALVDPRVSYK; encoded by the coding sequence TTGAAAGCCTACTTCCTGCGCCGCCTTCTTCTGATCCCTTTGACTTTGTTGGGGATCACGGCGCTGGTCTTCGCGATCAACCGGATGGCCCCGGGCGGCCCGGTGGAGCGCAGCATCGCCGCCCTGATGGGGGGCGATGGCGGGAAGCGCTCGCGGATGGAAAGCGGGCCGACCATCACGGCGTCACAGGTTCTCGACGTAGAAGAGAAGAAGAACCGGGAAAAGAGCCTCGGCCGAGCCTACGGCGAATGGCTGGGCATCTTCCCGCGGGACACCCAGAAGATCGGGCGAGAGTTCCCGAAAGGCGCGACCGAAGTGGAGATCCCGATCCCCGGCACGATCCATCTGGTGAAAGCGATCCGCCAAGGAGACCGCGCCGAACTCAAGGCGGAAGCGGGCGTGGATATCTCGGAATGGGCGGTCCGCCTGAGAAGTCCTGCGGAGCAGGTGCGCCACTGGAACAAGTGGATGGGCGGGATGTCGCTGCAGAGCGAGCCCGAGTATCGGGCGGTGCTTTACAAGCCGGCATTCGACGGCCTCTTGCAGGGGAGCTTGGGCGCCTCGGAGAAGTATCAGGACCCGGTGGGGCTGATGATTCTGGAGCGCATGCCGGTGTCGCTGTACTTCGGACTGGCTTCGGTGCTGGTGATCTACGGCGTGTGCGTGCCGCTGGGTATCCTGAAGGCGATCAAGCACCGGACCTTCCTCGATAATGCGAGTTCCGCCGCAATCTTCGCGGGCTTCGCGATCCCGGGCTATGCACTGGGATCCCTGCTGGTGGTGGTGCTAGGTGCCAAGTGGGGATGGTTTCCCATCCGCGGCTTCACGGGAGATGACTTCGACACGCTCTCCGCAGCGGACAAGGTGAAGGATATCTTCAACCACACCTTCATGCCGCTGGTCTGCTACCTCATCGGCAGCTTCGCCTTCATGACCATGCTGGCGAAGAACAACCTGATGGATAACCTGGCGGCGGATTACGTGCGCACCGCGGCGGCAAAAGGGGTCTCCTATCCGGCCGCGGTCTTCCGGCACGCGCTGCGGAATTCGATCATCCCGATCGCCACCACCTTCGGCGACAACATCGCGCTGCTGGTGGCCGGTTCAATGCTAGTCGAGAAGGTCTTCGACATCGACGGCTTCGGGCTGCTGCAGTTCAGCGCGGTGGTGGAACGCGACGAGCCCGTGATGCTCGGAGTGCTATTCGTCGCGGCGGCTCTCACGGCCCTGGGGAAAGTGATTTCGGACCTGTGTGTGGCCTTGGTGGATCCACGGGTGAGCTACAAGTGA